From a region of the Odoribacter splanchnicus DSM 20712 genome:
- a CDS encoding DUF4843 domain-containing protein yields the protein MIKYILLGIWGLLLLNSCENDDFVWGKEDFARIVGPEIWTRNTDSMTFTFSVYPEEVKEFAVASCVVIQGKVADYDRTVKLAVDPSKTTAQASDYSLPREVILKAGQDSVGFDILLYRTEAMQTEEVRLQVKIDGSGDLQPGVDAWSALTIAWNDKITKPGNWEDLTEFFGDYSETKYRFIISTLGVSQFTYGEAEGMTWGEMWNYRLRMVAALEEYNATHSENMKDENGAVVSF from the coding sequence ATGATAAAATATATACTACTGGGAATTTGGGGATTACTCTTGTTGAATTCCTGCGAAAATGATGATTTTGTTTGGGGAAAAGAAGATTTTGCCCGGATTGTCGGCCCGGAGATCTGGACCAGAAATACAGATTCGATGACTTTTACCTTTTCGGTTTATCCGGAAGAGGTAAAGGAATTTGCTGTAGCGTCTTGTGTCGTGATACAAGGGAAAGTGGCGGATTACGACCGGACAGTGAAATTGGCTGTCGATCCGTCGAAAACAACTGCACAGGCATCCGATTATTCACTGCCCCGGGAAGTGATACTGAAAGCCGGTCAGGATTCGGTGGGGTTCGATATCCTGCTTTACCGGACGGAAGCGATGCAAACCGAAGAAGTACGTCTTCAGGTGAAGATAGACGGCTCCGGTGATCTGCAACCGGGAGTCGATGCGTGGTCTGCTTTGACTATCGCCTGGAACGATAAAATTACCAAGCCGGGCAATTGGGAGGATTTGACCGAATTTTTCGGTGACTATAGCGAGACCAAATACCGGTTTATTATTTCGACTTTGGGAGTCAGTCAGTTTACCTATGGAGAAGCAGAGGGGATGACTTGGGGAGAAATGTGGAACTATCGTTTACGGATGGTCGCTGCGCTGGAAGAATATAATGCCACCCATTCGGAGAATATGAAGGATGAAAATGGGGCTGTCGTTTCTTTTTAA
- a CDS encoding SusC/RagA family TonB-linked outer membrane protein, translated as MKKNVQNKNYRRGWRLLAVIGMLLCLPLLQLKAQEMRTITGLVVDQKGEILPGATVKAVQAPGVKTLIATSTDLDGKFKLNIPSEVTQIEVTFVGYKNQQVALKGKTDFKIVLTEDTQEMEEVVVTGMFTRKANSYTGSVTTIKGDELKTVGNGNVLSSLKNIDPSFLMVENLEVGSNPNAIPDFQMRGQTGFTEVASEYQENPNQPLFILDGFETTLTKIMDLDMNQVQSVTLLKDATAKAIYGSKAANGVVVVETIRPEKGKMKITYTGSLDIEAPDLSSYDLCNAEEKLRAEYLAGFYTSSTGSATEQMNLDKRYTTVASAIAAGVDTYWLDKPLRVGVGQKHSLYLEGGDDYMLYGIDLSYNNVAGVMKGSNRNTLSGGITFSYKYKNLLFRNKFTIDDNKSNDSPYGSFSDYAYLNPYNRLHDEDGEMEDSWTGLVTEYNYLKNGLINTRFEDRYTTFTENFYAEYQALQNLRLTARFGLTKKNSGSEDYYPAGHTNFVSYTGDNLYKRGSYSTYSRKDNNLSLDLGAAYSISKLRHTLFLNAQYSMSRAKYDYYTVAVQGLANDNMDHISMGVEYKNTKPTGSEGITRDMGFTGSLNYSFDDRYLLDVNYRLNGSSDFGTNNRWGHFYSFGLGWNLHKESFFSDIKWIERIKFRASTGYTGSQGFNSYDAIATLNYYQSAYQGELGSYLMGLANPDLAWQKKYDNNIGADLSFLQGAVNVRFDYYVSTTKGTITSVTTPPSMGFSSYMANLGEVENKGWEVYLNGRIWRDTPSRSYVNFYASAAANKNILKKISNSLKALNDSTDEEYDSSSATSVPVRYEEGQSMSTIWVVKSLGIDPQTGKEVFVKKDGSLTYDWSSSDFIAGGDTRPKVSGNFGINMEYHGFGLNAGFTWRLGGQMYNTTLLDKVENADVHYNVDRRVFTGRWSEPGQVARFKSITDDSETKPTSRFVEDYNLLTFSSLNVYYDFRECRFMEKSFLQRMKATFYMNDIATISSVKTERGTSYPFARSFSFSLQVTF; from the coding sequence CGGAGCTACGGTGAAAGCGGTACAAGCTCCGGGAGTGAAAACCCTGATCGCTACTTCGACCGATCTCGATGGGAAGTTTAAGTTGAATATTCCGTCGGAGGTTACTCAGATTGAAGTTACTTTTGTCGGGTATAAAAACCAGCAGGTAGCCCTGAAAGGGAAAACCGATTTTAAAATTGTACTGACAGAAGATACCCAGGAGATGGAAGAAGTGGTGGTAACCGGTATGTTCACCCGTAAAGCGAATAGTTATACCGGCTCGGTTACCACAATCAAGGGGGATGAATTGAAAACGGTCGGGAATGGAAATGTCTTGTCCAGTTTGAAAAATATAGATCCTTCTTTTCTGATGGTTGAAAATCTGGAGGTTGGTTCGAATCCCAATGCGATACCCGATTTTCAGATGCGTGGACAGACCGGATTTACCGAAGTGGCCAGTGAATATCAGGAAAATCCGAATCAGCCGTTATTTATTTTGGATGGATTCGAGACGACGCTGACGAAAATTATGGACCTTGATATGAATCAGGTACAGAGTGTTACTTTGCTGAAAGATGCTACTGCTAAGGCTATTTATGGGTCGAAAGCGGCCAATGGCGTGGTGGTGGTAGAAACGATCCGACCGGAAAAAGGGAAAATGAAGATTACCTATACCGGAAGCCTGGATATCGAAGCTCCGGATTTATCCAGTTATGACTTGTGTAATGCCGAGGAAAAATTGCGGGCGGAATATCTGGCCGGTTTCTATACTTCTTCGACGGGATCTGCCACAGAACAGATGAATCTGGACAAAAGATATACGACCGTTGCCAGTGCTATCGCGGCCGGTGTCGATACGTATTGGCTGGATAAACCTTTGCGGGTGGGGGTCGGACAAAAACATTCTCTTTATCTGGAGGGTGGGGATGATTATATGCTGTATGGGATCGATCTGAGTTATAACAATGTGGCCGGAGTGATGAAGGGGTCGAACCGGAATACCCTGAGCGGAGGGATTACATTTTCATATAAATACAAAAATTTATTGTTCCGGAATAAGTTTACGATCGACGATAATAAATCGAATGATTCACCTTATGGTTCGTTCAGCGATTATGCTTACCTGAATCCTTATAACCGTTTGCATGACGAGGATGGAGAAATGGAAGATTCCTGGACGGGTTTGGTGACCGAATATAATTATCTGAAAAATGGCCTGATCAATACCCGGTTTGAAGACAGATACACGACGTTTACCGAAAATTTTTATGCCGAATACCAGGCGTTGCAAAATCTGCGTCTGACTGCCCGGTTCGGTTTGACGAAAAAGAACTCCGGTTCGGAAGATTATTATCCTGCCGGACATACCAATTTTGTCAGCTATACAGGGGATAATTTGTATAAGCGGGGTAGCTATTCCACCTATTCCCGTAAAGATAATAACCTGAGTCTGGATTTGGGGGCGGCTTATTCGATCTCAAAATTGAGGCATACGCTTTTTTTGAATGCCCAATACAGTATGAGCCGGGCGAAATATGACTATTATACGGTTGCTGTGCAGGGATTGGCCAATGATAATATGGATCATATTTCGATGGGGGTAGAATACAAGAATACCAAACCGACCGGTAGCGAAGGGATTACCCGGGACATGGGGTTCACCGGTTCTTTAAACTATTCTTTCGACGATCGTTATTTGTTGGATGTCAATTACCGGTTGAACGGTTCTTCCGATTTCGGGACCAATAACCGTTGGGGACATTTTTATTCCTTCGGTTTGGGTTGGAATCTGCATAAAGAGAGTTTCTTCAGTGATATAAAATGGATCGAGCGGATAAAATTCAGGGCCTCGACAGGTTATACCGGGTCGCAAGGTTTTAATTCTTATGATGCTATTGCAACCTTGAATTATTACCAAAGTGCTTATCAGGGCGAATTGGGGTCTTATTTGATGGGATTGGCTAATCCTGATCTGGCCTGGCAAAAGAAATACGACAATAATATCGGTGCGGATCTGAGTTTTTTGCAGGGAGCGGTGAATGTGCGTTTCGATTATTATGTTTCGACGACCAAAGGGACGATCACTTCGGTGACGACTCCGCCTTCTATGGGATTCTCTTCTTACATGGCCAATTTGGGTGAAGTGGAAAACAAAGGTTGGGAAGTGTACCTGAACGGCCGGATTTGGAGAGATACGCCAAGCCGGAGTTATGTGAATTTTTATGCGTCGGCGGCTGCCAATAAAAATATCCTCAAGAAAATATCTAATTCATTGAAAGCATTGAACGATAGCACGGATGAAGAGTACGACTCGTCTTCTGCTACCTCGGTACCTGTCCGTTACGAAGAAGGCCAGTCGATGAGTACGATCTGGGTAGTGAAATCTTTGGGTATCGATCCCCAGACCGGGAAAGAGGTGTTCGTGAAGAAAGACGGTTCGCTGACTTACGATTGGAGTAGTTCCGATTTTATTGCCGGCGGAGATACCCGTCCGAAGGTATCCGGTAATTTCGGTATCAATATGGAGTATCATGGGTTCGGATTGAATGCGGGTTTTACCTGGCGGCTGGGTGGACAAATGTATAATACGACTTTGTTGGACAAAGTAGAAAATGCCGATGTACATTATAATGTCGACCGGCGGGTTTTCACCGGACGTTGGAGTGAACCGGGGCAAGTGGCCCGTTTCAAGTCGATTACGGACGACTCCGAGACTAAACCTACGAGTCGGTTTGTTGAAGATTATAATCTGCTGACATTCTCTTCTTTGAATGTTTATTATGATTTCCGGGAGTGTCGTTTCATGGAAAAGAGTTTTCTGCAACGCATGAAAGCCACCTTTTATATGAATGATATTGCTACCATTTCTTCAGTGAAAACGGAACGCGGAACTTCTTATCCGTTTGCCCGTTCGTTCTCTTTCTCATTACAGGTAACTTTTTAA
- a CDS encoding PKD-like family lipoprotein yields MRRMKYKIGAFCLLAIGLWGCLEDKGVYDYDFGVAPEIKIDTVGTDKTELFRTWEIGDTIHFTPRVTYSKPENLVYRWFVMDSDYKPETVGNTTVYPPADTISRTLDLNYVVSLEAGKAYQVWMMAKDTVYNTMGFFLARSYLTLPQAGSKSGIYCLQEKEGRVDVDVFGSKRTLIFSGSQAEEYWHEQDYWSGLHPEHPLDGEAKLIFYSTTGKWYYILTGQEALRCSPANMVIMDTWNDMFYSAPEYGPEAMMCVNNCDFLINNGRLHCLYIQSAGDRKFPVAMSGTYDLAPYLASATIAGWGPVTGAIGAYQVVFDKEQNGFRPFFNRASSLSRFSEADAEAVFDVNHMNGELVYSATVNGGETMAVMKRDGGYWMDVACFYNVVDNGKLARYSRSLAGCENLDRATCFTSTNAGSVLFYSVGNTLYSYSYTTGQTESVKVWNSDDDDEVITCLYMIGTGGFPTAGRVLWAAVWNEKTQEGKIVEFEVSPTTGKIEDMYGPMFGGPANSPSIFSGFGKVISMTQTI; encoded by the coding sequence ATGAGAAGAATGAAATATAAAATCGGGGCTTTTTGCCTCTTGGCGATAGGACTTTGGGGATGTCTGGAGGATAAAGGCGTGTATGATTACGACTTCGGTGTGGCGCCTGAAATAAAGATAGATACGGTTGGAACGGATAAAACCGAACTGTTCCGGACCTGGGAAATCGGGGATACCATTCATTTTACGCCCCGGGTTACCTATAGTAAGCCTGAAAATCTGGTATACCGTTGGTTTGTTATGGATTCCGATTACAAACCGGAAACGGTGGGGAATACGACGGTGTATCCGCCGGCCGACACCATTTCCCGTACACTCGATCTGAATTATGTGGTGAGTCTCGAGGCGGGGAAAGCTTATCAGGTGTGGATGATGGCCAAAGATACGGTATACAATACGATGGGATTTTTTCTGGCGAGATCGTACCTGACTCTTCCTCAGGCGGGTTCTAAGAGTGGAATTTATTGTTTACAAGAAAAAGAGGGCCGGGTGGATGTCGATGTTTTCGGATCGAAAAGGACCTTGATTTTCAGCGGATCACAGGCTGAAGAATATTGGCACGAACAGGATTATTGGAGTGGTTTACATCCGGAACATCCTTTGGACGGTGAGGCTAAGCTGATTTTTTATTCTACTACGGGAAAATGGTATTATATCCTGACCGGACAGGAGGCTTTGCGTTGTTCACCTGCGAATATGGTGATTATGGATACCTGGAACGATATGTTTTATTCAGCGCCCGAATACGGTCCTGAGGCGATGATGTGTGTGAATAATTGTGATTTCCTGATCAATAACGGAAGGTTGCATTGTCTGTATATTCAAAGTGCCGGTGACCGGAAGTTTCCGGTAGCGATGAGCGGTACGTATGATCTTGCTCCTTACCTGGCTTCGGCTACGATTGCGGGTTGGGGGCCTGTGACCGGGGCTATCGGGGCTTACCAGGTGGTTTTCGACAAAGAACAGAACGGTTTCCGGCCTTTCTTCAACCGGGCTTCGTCATTGAGCCGTTTTAGTGAAGCGGATGCTGAAGCGGTATTCGATGTGAACCATATGAACGGGGAGTTGGTGTATTCGGCCACCGTAAACGGAGGTGAGACGATGGCGGTGATGAAACGTGACGGTGGGTATTGGATGGATGTGGCTTGTTTCTACAATGTCGTGGATAATGGAAAGCTGGCTCGTTACTCCCGTTCCCTGGCCGGATGTGAGAATTTAGACCGGGCCACTTGTTTTACTTCGACCAATGCAGGCTCCGTTTTGTTTTATTCGGTCGGTAATACTTTGTATTCTTATAGTTATACTACCGGGCAAACGGAATCTGTAAAAGTGTGGAACTCGGATGACGACGACGAAGTCATTACTTGTCTGTATATGATCGGAACGGGGGGATTCCCGACAGCCGGACGTGTTTTGTGGGCTGCCGTATGGAATGAAAAAACTCAGGAAGGAAAGATCGTAGAATTTGAAGTGAGTCCTACTACCGGAAAGATTGAAGACATGTACGGACCGATGTTCGGAGGGCCGGCCAATAGTCCGAGTATCTTCTCCGGTTTCGGTAAAGTGATCTCGATGACACAAACGATTTAG
- a CDS encoding RagB/SusD family nutrient uptake outer membrane protein codes for MNKLRYNVSFWLGALFLFVTGGCSDYFDVRPKSQVLADELFSTEEGFSDQLTGVYKRLASTSLYGQEMTFGLAEALTQNYDLATGSEYYEAGLYNYENTAVKNKITTVWSQMYSAIANLNIMLEYIDKNPAMFSGDNYRIYKGEALGLRAFLHLDLLRMFAPSYASNAQAPAIPYVMTYSTAVTPQSTVDKVLDYVIADAREALGLLETDPLFLADSLEAYTYRNDRSYRFNYYAVAATLARAYQWKGGADNLAQALVYARKVIEEKKFSWVHYTSITSSNAYERDLLFASELLFRLNVLDMDDIIGPYFKEQTDKTKKLSPSEEMWDDIYEVSTKAYGQDWRHTYHWTYSGSDPYLSKFWQYENGTYKNFMPVLRWSEMYYIAAEASLNTDSRQAVRYLNTVRNNRYLDFDPLDENLPVTQIQNEIYKEYRKELVGEGQLFYYYKRLNFASIPGSAVSGSDDIYVLPMPENEVEFGNRQ; via the coding sequence ATGAACAAATTAAGATACAATGTGAGCTTTTGGCTCGGTGCCTTGTTCCTTTTCGTGACGGGAGGATGTTCGGATTATTTCGATGTACGTCCGAAATCACAGGTGCTCGCCGACGAACTTTTTTCTACGGAAGAAGGTTTCAGCGACCAGTTGACCGGAGTGTACAAGAGATTGGCTTCGACCTCTTTGTATGGGCAGGAAATGACCTTCGGGTTAGCCGAAGCCTTGACACAAAATTATGATCTGGCAACAGGAAGCGAGTATTATGAGGCAGGCCTTTACAATTATGAGAATACGGCGGTGAAGAATAAGATCACTACGGTTTGGTCGCAGATGTATTCGGCGATTGCCAATCTGAACATTATGCTGGAGTATATCGATAAAAATCCGGCGATGTTCAGTGGGGATAATTATCGCATATACAAAGGGGAGGCTTTGGGATTGCGTGCTTTTTTGCATCTGGATTTATTGCGGATGTTCGCTCCTTCGTATGCTTCGAATGCACAAGCTCCAGCCATCCCTTATGTAATGACTTATTCGACAGCGGTAACCCCGCAGTCTACTGTCGATAAAGTATTGGATTATGTCATTGCGGATGCCCGGGAAGCTCTCGGGCTGCTGGAAACCGATCCGTTGTTTCTGGCCGATAGTCTGGAAGCTTATACTTATCGGAACGATCGTTCCTATCGGTTTAATTATTATGCCGTTGCAGCAACTTTAGCCAGGGCTTATCAATGGAAGGGAGGGGCCGATAATCTGGCGCAGGCTTTGGTCTATGCCCGGAAAGTGATCGAGGAAAAGAAATTTTCCTGGGTACACTATACTTCTATCACTTCGTCGAATGCTTACGAAAGGGATTTGTTGTTCGCTTCCGAACTGTTATTCCGTTTGAATGTGCTCGATATGGACGATATTATCGGGCCTTATTTTAAAGAACAGACCGATAAGACGAAAAAATTGTCTCCTTCCGAGGAAATGTGGGACGATATTTACGAAGTTTCGACTAAAGCGTATGGGCAGGATTGGCGGCATACTTATCATTGGACTTATAGTGGCAGTGATCCTTATCTGTCTAAATTCTGGCAGTATGAAAACGGTACATATAAAAATTTTATGCCTGTTTTGCGTTGGTCCGAAATGTATTATATCGCTGCCGAAGCTTCACTGAATACCGATTCCCGGCAGGCTGTCCGTTATCTTAACACTGTCCGGAACAACCGGTATCTGGATTTCGACCCGTTGGATGAAAACTTGCCGGTGACACAGATTCAAAATGAAATCTATAAAGAATACCGGAAGGAATTGGTGGGGGAAGGACAATTGTTTTACTATTATAAGCGCTTGAATTTTGCTTCTATTCCCGGGTCGGCGGTCAGCGGTAGCGACGATATCTATGTTTTGCCGATGCCGGAGAATGAGGTTGAATTCGGTAACCGGCAATGA